A DNA window from Enoplosus armatus isolate fEnoArm2 chromosome 9, fEnoArm2.hap1, whole genome shotgun sequence contains the following coding sequences:
- the rnf146 gene encoding E3 ubiquitin-protein ligase rnf146: MASCGEVDHSVSSLPSSKKGSNSGGGSGNSAESSCSGSSNSSPALSVPECAICLQSCVHPVQLPCHHVFCFLCVKGASWQSKRCALCRQEVPDDFLERPTLLSPEELKASAGGRGGATSDHAWYYEGRNGWWQYDERTSRELEDAFSKGKKTAEMLIAGFLYVADLENMVQYRRNEHGRRRKMKRDVLDIPKKGVAGLRLDTEGVTGAIGAAGRENSADGADTTVAGVQQQVTSIPSAVTAPPATARPPTSLGGQPGSSSSPTLEDALSQLQISPRPTPSHERSEAGEGEEEDEEEEASPSRSSDPHTSVDESGSGDWSDDEEEEEDEEEEGGDGERAEPWEDRPRRQRLNPEDRAPPGAESASPPSSSSSSGRSRMPDGQCTVTEV, encoded by the coding sequence ATGGCTAGTTGTGGGGAGGTAGATCACTCTGTTAGCTCACTTCCATCCAGTAAGAAAGGCAGCAACAGTGGTGGTGGAAGTGGGAACAGTGCAGAATCATCGTGCTCTGGCTCCAGCAACTCATCCCCAGCCCTGTCTGTACCGGAGTGTGCCATCTGTCTGCAGAGCTGCGTCCACCCAGTCCAACTGCCATGCCATCAcgtcttctgttttctgtgtgtgaaggGAGCTTCCTGGCAGAGCAAACGCTGTGCtctctgcagacaggaagtgccAGATGACTTCCTGGAAAGGCCTACACTTCTCTCTCCGGAGGAGCTGAAAGCATCGGCAGGAGGTCGGGGTGGGGCAACAAGTGACCACGCCTGGTATTATGAGGGCCGTAATGGTTGGTGGCAGTATGATGAGCGAACCAGCCGCGAGCTTGAGGACGCTTTCTCCAAGGGcaagaaaacagctgaaatgcTGATTGCTGGTTTTTTGTATGTAGCCGACTTGGAGAACATGGTGCAGTACAGGCGCAATGAGCACGGTCGTAGACGTAAGATGAAGAGGGACGTTTTGGATATCCCCAAGAAGGGTGTGGCGGGACTGCGTTTGGACACTGAAGGTGTTACTGGGGCCATTGGGGCAGCAGGTCGAGAAAACTCTGCTGATGGGGCTGATACCACAGTAGCAGGTGTACAGCAGCAGGTTACAAGTATCCCCTCTGCTGTTACCGCCCCTCCAGCCACTGCCAGACCTCCCACCTCCCTTGGTGGTCagcctggcagcagcagcagccccactCTGGAGGATGCTCTCTCCCAGCTGCAAATCAGCCCCAGACCCACACCTTCTCATGAGCGGTCTGAGGctggggaaggagaggaagaagatgaggaagaggaagcctCACCCTCCAGGTCCTCTGACCCTCACACCTCTGTGGACGAGTCTGGCTCTGGAGACTGGAgcgatgatgaggaagaggaggaggatgaagaagaggaagggggagatgGGGAGCGTGCGGAGCCCTGGGAGGATAGGCCACGGAGGCAAAGACTGAATCCAGAGGACAGAGCCCCTCCTGGCGCAGAGTCCGCCTCTCCCCCTTCTTCATCCAGTAGCAGTGGAAGGTCCAGAATGCCTGATGGCCAGTGTACAGTGACTGAAGTGTGA
- the mdh2 gene encoding malate dehydrogenase, mitochondrial isoform X2, whose product MFSRAVRPSLSLARSLSTSSQNNAKVAVLGASGGIGQPLSLLLKNSPLVSQLSLFDIAHTPGVAADLSHIETRAQVTGHMGPDQLDAALKGCDVVVIPAGVPRKPGMTRDDLFNTNATIVATLADACARNCPEAMICIIANPLKGLDPARVNVPVIGGHAGKTIIPLISQCTPKVEFPADQLSALTGRIQEAGTEVVKAKAGAGSATLSMAYAGARFTFSVLDAMNGKEGVVECAYVRSEETECKYFSTPLLLGKNGIEKNLGLGKLTAFEEKLVADAMDELKSSIKKGEDFVANMK is encoded by the exons atgttttcccGTGCCGTGAGACCTAGCCTTAGCCTCGCGCGGAGCTTGTCCACCTCTTCGCAGAACAACGCCAAGGTGGCGGTGCTTGGAGCGTCAGGCGGCATAGGCCAGCCGCTATCTCTGCTTCTCAAGAATAGCCCCCTGGTGAGTCAGCTCTCCCTGTTTGATATTGCCCACACCCCCGGAGTGGCTGCAGACCTCAGTCACATCGAGACTAGGGCCCAGGTGACCGGCCACATGGGTCCCGACCAGCTCGATGCTGCTCTAAAGGGCTGCGATGTCGTGGTTATCCCCGCCGGTGTGCCCAGAAAACCTGGCATGACCCGTGATGACCTCTTCAACACCAACGCCACCATTGTAGCCACCTTGGCCGATGCCTGCGCCCGCAACTGCCCCGAAGCCATGATCTGCATCATCGCCAACCCC CTCAAAGGCCTTGACCCGGCTCGTGTCAATGTACCAGTCATTGGAGGTCACGCTGGGAAGACCATCATTCCCCTCATTTCCCAGTGCACACCAAAAGTAGAGTTCCCTGCTGACCAGTTGTCTGCTCTGACTGGCAGGATCCAGGAGGCCGGCACAGAGGTGGTGAAGGCCAAGGCCGGAGCCGGATCTGCTACCCTCTCCATGGCTTATGCTGGTGCCCGCTTCACCTTCTCCGTCCTGGACGCCATGAATGGAAAGGAGGGTGTGGTGGAGTGCGCCTATGTCAGATCTGAGGAGACAGAGTGCAAGTACTTCTCTACACCTCTTCTCCTGGGGAAGAACGGCATTGAGAAGAACCTTGGGCTGGGCAAGCTTACTGCCTTCGAGGAGAAGCTGGTGGCCGACGCCATGGATGAGCTGAAGTCGTCTATCAAGAAGGGCGAGGATTTTGTGGCTAATATGAAGTGA
- the mdh2 gene encoding malate dehydrogenase, mitochondrial isoform X1: MFSRAVRPSLSLARSLSTSSQNNAKVAVLGASGGIGQPLSLLLKNSPLVSQLSLFDIAHTPGVAADLSHIETRAQVTGHMGPDQLDAALKGCDVVVIPAGVPRKPGMTRDDLFNTNATIVATLADACARNCPEAMICIIANPVNSTIPITSEVMKKHGVYNPNRVFGVTTLDIVRANAFVAELKGLDPARVNVPVIGGHAGKTIIPLISQCTPKVEFPADQLSALTGRIQEAGTEVVKAKAGAGSATLSMAYAGARFTFSVLDAMNGKEGVVECAYVRSEETECKYFSTPLLLGKNGIEKNLGLGKLTAFEEKLVADAMDELKSSIKKGEDFVANMK; this comes from the coding sequence atgttttcccGTGCCGTGAGACCTAGCCTTAGCCTCGCGCGGAGCTTGTCCACCTCTTCGCAGAACAACGCCAAGGTGGCGGTGCTTGGAGCGTCAGGCGGCATAGGCCAGCCGCTATCTCTGCTTCTCAAGAATAGCCCCCTGGTGAGTCAGCTCTCCCTGTTTGATATTGCCCACACCCCCGGAGTGGCTGCAGACCTCAGTCACATCGAGACTAGGGCCCAGGTGACCGGCCACATGGGTCCCGACCAGCTCGATGCTGCTCTAAAGGGCTGCGATGTCGTGGTTATCCCCGCCGGTGTGCCCAGAAAACCTGGCATGACCCGTGATGACCTCTTCAACACCAACGCCACCATTGTAGCCACCTTGGCCGATGCCTGCGCCCGCAACTGCCCCGAAGCCATGATCTGCATCATCGCCAACCCCGTCAACTCCACCATCCCCATTACATCAGAGGTCATGAAGAAGCATGGAGTGTACAACCCCAACAGAGTGTTTGGAGTCACCACCCTGGACATTGTCAGAGCAAATGCCTTTGTGGCAGAGCTCAAAGGCCTTGACCCGGCTCGTGTCAATGTACCAGTCATTGGAGGTCACGCTGGGAAGACCATCATTCCCCTCATTTCCCAGTGCACACCAAAAGTAGAGTTCCCTGCTGACCAGTTGTCTGCTCTGACTGGCAGGATCCAGGAGGCCGGCACAGAGGTGGTGAAGGCCAAGGCCGGAGCCGGATCTGCTACCCTCTCCATGGCTTATGCTGGTGCCCGCTTCACCTTCTCCGTCCTGGACGCCATGAATGGAAAGGAGGGTGTGGTGGAGTGCGCCTATGTCAGATCTGAGGAGACAGAGTGCAAGTACTTCTCTACACCTCTTCTCCTGGGGAAGAACGGCATTGAGAAGAACCTTGGGCTGGGCAAGCTTACTGCCTTCGAGGAGAAGCTGGTGGCCGACGCCATGGATGAGCTGAAGTCGTCTATCAAGAAGGGCGAGGATTTTGTGGCTAATATGAAGTGA
- the rspo3 gene encoding R-spondin-3 — MQLQLISFVLIILHCMDYTGCQQHSSSRHRQHKQISGVSSGCQQGGCLTCSDYNGCLSCKPRFFMHLERIGMKQIGVCMTSCPPGFYGTRSPERNTCTKCRSECDSCFNKNFCTRCRAGFYLHLGKCQENCPEGLVRSDIQRECVPKCPAECESCVNSETCTRCRPGLYQISGRCHHVCPEDYEPNDKLMECSAQVHCEVGEWSEWSPCSRSGRTCGFKRGQETRTRQVLQYPSPFGKPCPEISEIKECLVKRRKCPGVRRKNERRERRNRNNRKDKENQEGRRERKRERERERERDTAEREDSDNRNKTEHRHRRGHDTEPVSPDDGLVQ, encoded by the exons AGATCTCTGGAGTGAGCTCAGGGTGCCAGCAGGGTGGCTGTCTGACCTGCTCTGACTACAATGGCTGCCTGTCCTGCAAGCCGCGCTTCTTCATGCATTTGGAGAGGATTGGGATGAAGCAGATCGGCGTGTGCATGACTTCCTGTCCCCCGGGCTTTTACGGCACACGCTCGCCAGAAAGAAACACCTGCACAA AGTGCAGGTCGGAGTGCGACTCCTGCTTCAACAAGAACTTCTGCACACGCTGCAGAGCAGGATTCTACCTTCACCTCGGCAAGTGCCAGGAGAACTGCCCTGAGGGGCTGGTCCGCAGCGACATACAGAGGGAGTGTGTTCCCA AGTGCCCTGCAGAGTGTGAGTCGTGTGTGAACAGTGAGACATGTACGCGGTGCCGGCCAGGCCTGTACCAGATCAGTGGGAGGTGCCACCATGTCTGTCCAGAGGACTACGAGCCCAATGACAAACTCATGGAGTGCTCAGCACAAG TGCACTGCGAGGTGGGTGAGTGGAGCGAGTGGAGCCCCTGCTCTCGGTCCGGTAGAACCTGTGGGTTCAAGCGGGGCCAGGAGACCCGCACACGGCAGGTCCTCCAGTACCCATCACCCTTTGGCAAACCCTGCCCTGAGATCTCAGAGATCAAAGAGTGCCTCGtcaagaggagaaaatgtccAG GAGTGCGGAGAAAGAACGAGCGAAGAGAACGCAGGAACCGCAACAACCGGAAAGATAAGGAGAACCAAGAGGGGCGACGGGAGAGGAagcgagagagggagcgagagagggagagagacacggCAGAACGTGAAGACTCTGATAACAGGAACAAAACGGAGCACAGGCATCGCAGAGGCCATGACACAGAACCAGTCTCCCCTGATGACGGCCTTGTACAGTAG